A single Verrucomicrobiota bacterium DNA region contains:
- a CDS encoding Hsp20/alpha crystallin family protein, with amino-acid sequence MEDIHSIYLKQLQGRLSGIVYELTKVRFSSFRPYENWCPAINAYRCRDSVIICVDLAGVDKSQIDVRVESRRVLIRGRRQPLEPDETEGRPMQILALEIDHGPFEREVALAEEVESNEVQAEQRNGLLWIYLPLRPPG; translated from the coding sequence ATGGAAGACATTCATAGCATTTACTTGAAACAGTTGCAGGGTCGCTTGAGCGGCATCGTTTACGAACTCACCAAGGTTCGGTTTTCGTCGTTCCGTCCGTACGAAAATTGGTGCCCGGCGATCAACGCCTATCGATGTCGTGACAGCGTCATCATCTGCGTGGATTTGGCCGGGGTGGACAAATCGCAGATCGATGTCCGGGTGGAATCGCGGCGCGTGTTGATCCGTGGCCGGCGTCAGCCGCTCGAACCGGATGAAACCGAAGGACGGCCGATGCAAATCCTCGCGCTGGAGATTGACCATGGACCGTTCGAGCGCGAAGTGGCGCTGGCTGAGGAGGTCGAGTCCAACGAAGTGCAGGCCGAGCAGCGCAATGGTCTGCTGTGGATTTACCTGCCGCTGCGCCCGCCGGGGTGA
- a CDS encoding cation-transporting P-type ATPase, with protein MKIHHLTVSDAFASLQSRGEGLYAKEAARRLAEFGPNIVERVRGEPLALRFLKDFTHFFAIILWVAAGLAFLADWWGPGHGMATLGFAMIGVIAVNGVFSFWQEFRAEKAIHSLQRLLPREATVLRESQAEKIPAAELVPGDIVLLEEGANVPADCRLLEGFDVRVNNATVTGESLPHARDSGPSSEPELLHSANVLLAGTWLVSGQAKALVFATGAHSEFGKIARLTQSAKEPMSPLQKEIVRLSHLVAVLALGLGVIFFFIGRAIGLSFWANFIFAIGIIVANVPEGLLPTVTLALAMGSQRMARRHALIRHLPAVETLGSTTVICTDKTGTLTQNEMAVTRLYLDGQVVDPREIAQSGSFVTTHRRFFETAWFCHNVKPGKRAGYGQWFGDPMEIAIVQMAANVGLDNPEFPRLDEIPFDSQRRRLATVQQTPEGAVLYLKGAPEVVLPRCELAELDGALMPLTDALRARFRAAEEAMAAAGLRVLAFAHRPVPTRCEREHLEERLTLTGLVGLEDPPRPEVTAAIAQCRAAGIKVIMVTGDHPQTALAIGREIDLVRSNAPVVITGEQLHRLSNTQLQLALDAPEILFARVAADQKMRIVAALKRKREIVAVTGDGVNDAPALKQADIGIAMGLSGTDVAREAADMVLLDDNFASIVAAIEEGRAVFANIRKFLTYILTSNVPELMPYLAFVLFKIPLPLTVIQILAVDLGTDMVPALGLGAEKPGPNVMRLPPRPRAERLLDWALIARAYLWLGPMQAAAALAAFFFVLRQGGWRYGETLPANAPLYLQATTACLTAIIIMQVANVFLCRSRRESVFRFGLFSNPLIWLGLGVELSLILAIDYTSWGNAVFGTAPIPIKAWLFVLPFALGMLALEELRKWIVRTRSSASCVGPSSLNYRRNLKSRHRTTTSTTSTELKPTEKNA; from the coding sequence ATGAAGATTCACCATTTAACAGTCTCCGACGCATTCGCCAGCTTGCAGAGCAGAGGGGAAGGACTTTACGCGAAGGAAGCGGCCCGCCGTCTCGCGGAGTTCGGGCCGAACATCGTCGAGCGCGTTCGCGGCGAACCACTGGCGCTGCGCTTTCTCAAAGATTTCACGCACTTCTTTGCCATCATTCTGTGGGTGGCCGCCGGTCTGGCCTTCCTGGCAGACTGGTGGGGTCCGGGCCATGGCATGGCAACATTGGGCTTCGCCATGATCGGCGTCATCGCCGTCAACGGCGTGTTCTCCTTTTGGCAGGAGTTTCGCGCGGAGAAAGCCATCCACTCGCTGCAACGTCTCCTCCCGCGGGAAGCGACTGTGCTGCGGGAGAGTCAGGCGGAAAAAATTCCCGCCGCGGAACTCGTCCCCGGTGACATCGTCCTGCTGGAAGAAGGCGCCAACGTTCCTGCCGACTGCCGGCTACTTGAGGGGTTCGACGTGCGCGTCAACAATGCCACGGTGACTGGCGAATCGCTTCCTCACGCCCGCGACTCGGGACCGTCGAGCGAACCCGAACTGCTCCACAGCGCCAACGTCCTGCTCGCGGGCACATGGCTTGTATCCGGCCAGGCGAAGGCGCTGGTATTTGCCACGGGCGCACATTCGGAATTTGGCAAGATCGCGCGCCTTACGCAGTCGGCGAAGGAACCGATGTCGCCGCTGCAGAAGGAAATTGTCCGGCTCAGTCATCTCGTCGCCGTGCTGGCGCTGGGATTGGGCGTCATTTTCTTTTTCATTGGCCGCGCGATCGGACTCTCGTTCTGGGCCAACTTCATTTTCGCGATCGGGATTATCGTGGCGAACGTGCCCGAAGGCTTGTTGCCCACGGTCACGCTCGCGCTGGCGATGGGCTCCCAGCGCATGGCGCGACGCCACGCCCTCATCCGCCATTTGCCGGCGGTTGAAACGCTTGGCTCGACCACGGTGATTTGCACGGACAAAACCGGAACGCTCACGCAAAACGAAATGGCCGTGACGCGCCTCTACCTGGATGGACAGGTGGTGGATCCGCGGGAAATCGCACAGTCCGGCTCGTTCGTCACGACGCATCGGCGATTTTTTGAGACGGCCTGGTTCTGCCACAATGTCAAACCCGGCAAGCGCGCCGGCTACGGCCAGTGGTTCGGCGATCCGATGGAAATCGCCATTGTCCAGATGGCAGCGAACGTCGGCCTGGACAATCCGGAGTTTCCGCGTCTCGATGAGATTCCTTTCGACTCGCAGCGCAGGCGGCTCGCGACGGTGCAGCAGACACCGGAGGGCGCGGTGCTTTATCTCAAGGGCGCGCCGGAAGTGGTGCTGCCCCGGTGTGAACTGGCCGAGCTGGACGGCGCGCTTATGCCGCTCACCGATGCACTCCGCGCGCGCTTCCGCGCGGCGGAGGAGGCGATGGCAGCGGCGGGTTTGCGCGTGCTGGCCTTCGCGCACCGCCCGGTGCCGACGCGATGCGAGCGCGAGCATCTGGAGGAGCGGCTGACGTTGACCGGACTTGTCGGGCTCGAGGATCCGCCCCGCCCGGAAGTCACCGCGGCCATCGCTCAATGCCGCGCTGCGGGCATCAAGGTCATCATGGTTACGGGCGACCATCCGCAGACCGCGCTGGCCATTGGACGGGAGATCGATCTGGTGCGCTCCAATGCGCCAGTGGTCATCACCGGTGAGCAGTTGCATCGCCTCTCCAACACACAGCTCCAACTTGCGCTCGACGCCCCGGAGATTCTCTTCGCACGCGTTGCCGCCGACCAGAAGATGCGCATCGTTGCCGCGTTGAAACGAAAGCGGGAGATTGTCGCGGTCACGGGTGACGGGGTGAACGACGCGCCCGCCCTGAAGCAGGCCGACATCGGGATCGCCATGGGCCTCAGCGGAACCGACGTGGCGCGCGAGGCGGCGGACATGGTTCTGCTGGATGACAATTTTGCCAGCATCGTCGCCGCGATCGAAGAAGGCCGCGCCGTCTTCGCGAACATCCGCAAATTCCTGACCTACATCCTGACCTCAAACGTGCCGGAGTTGATGCCTTACCTGGCATTCGTGCTGTTCAAGATTCCACTGCCACTGACGGTCATTCAGATTCTTGCCGTGGATCTCGGGACCGACATGGTGCCTGCATTGGGTCTTGGCGCGGAAAAGCCCGGGCCGAACGTCATGCGCCTGCCGCCTCGTCCGCGAGCCGAACGGCTGCTGGACTGGGCGCTTATCGCGCGCGCTTATCTCTGGCTGGGGCCGATGCAGGCGGCGGCGGCGTTGGCGGCGTTTTTCTTCGTCCTGCGCCAGGGCGGCTGGCGCTACGGCGAAACGCTCCCCGCAAACGCGCCCCTTTACCTGCAAGCCACCACGGCCTGTTTGACCGCTATCATCATCATGCAAGTCGCGAACGTTTTTCTGTGCCGCAGCCGACGCGAATCCGTGTTCCGCTTCGGCCTGTTCAGCAATCCGCTGATCTGGCTTGGCCTCGGGGTCGAACTCTCGCTCATTCTGGCCATTGATTACACATCGTGGGGCAACGCTGTCTTCGGCACCGCGCCCATACCCATCAAAGCGTGGCTGTTCGTCCTTCCCTTCGCGCTGGGCATGTTGGCGCTGGAAGAACTTCGCAAATGGATCGTGCGCACACGGTCAAGCGCCAGTTGTGTCGGACCGTCCTCGCTCAATTACAGAAGGAACCTCAAATCGCGGCATCGAACAACCACCTCGACCACTTCAACTGAACTTAAACCAACGGAGAAAAACGCATGA
- a CDS encoding ATP-dependent DNA ligase has product MGQAAPTGVYSQSTRRFAIAAEVGRLWQSPSGMSARFVIQEHQARTHHFDFRLEKEGVLKSWAVPKGVPDEPGTKRLAIQVDDHALEYGGFEGTIPAGNYGAGTVRIWDRGHYDLQEWSPDKIVFTLHGERLDGTYSLVRFKGGGANRWLLMRTKE; this is encoded by the coding sequence ATGGGGCAGGCGGCGCCGACCGGTGTTTATTCGCAGTCAACCCGACGATTCGCAATAGCGGCAGAAGTTGGACGGCTTTGGCAATCGCCATCAGGAATGTCAGCACGATTTGTCATTCAGGAGCATCAAGCCCGGACGCATCACTTTGATTTCAGGCTCGAAAAAGAAGGTGTGCTAAAAAGCTGGGCGGTTCCGAAAGGGGTCCCTGACGAACCGGGGACGAAGCGGCTGGCCATCCAGGTTGATGACCATGCTCTGGAATACGGCGGTTTCGAGGGAACCATTCCTGCGGGCAACTACGGCGCGGGCACGGTGCGGATTTGGGACCGCGGGCATTACGACCTGCAGGAGTGGAGTCCTGACAAAATTGTTTTCACGTTGCACGGGGAACGATTGGATGGAACCTACAGTCTCGTGCGATTCAAAGGCGGAGGAGCGAACCGTTGGCTGCTGATGCGAACCAAAGAATGA
- the dnaJ gene encoding molecular chaperone DnaJ: MPATTQRDFYEVLGVPREADEKKIKDAFRELALKYHPDRNKERGAEEKFKEIAEAYAVLSDPKKRAEYDTGGFAGVASYSAEDLFGGINFEEIFGGRGFGFDFGMSGGGGGLFERFFGRGGPARGEDIEIILTIPLEKVASGGEAIVRVPRSEKCPECEGTGCRPGTKPRSCERCKGSGRQTTSRRDGGVMFQQITTCPECDGRGQFIDKPCPKCEGRGEVEREEKITVKVPPGVEEEMALRVPGHGYASPQKGVVPGDLLVAIRSEPDARFERHGADLWRDATIDVADAALGTKINVPTLDGEVKVNVPSGTQPDTVLRLDGKGLPNFKARGHGSLYIRVNVRVPQKLSPEERKLFERLQAIRRKDK, from the coding sequence ATGCCTGCCACCACCCAGCGCGATTTCTACGAAGTCCTCGGCGTCCCGCGCGAGGCGGACGAAAAGAAGATCAAGGACGCCTTCCGCGAACTCGCGCTCAAGTATCATCCCGACCGGAACAAGGAGCGGGGCGCGGAGGAGAAGTTCAAGGAGATCGCCGAGGCCTACGCGGTGCTCTCCGACCCGAAGAAGCGCGCCGAGTATGACACCGGAGGGTTTGCGGGTGTCGCGAGCTATTCCGCAGAGGATCTGTTTGGCGGGATCAACTTTGAAGAGATCTTCGGTGGCCGCGGCTTCGGCTTCGACTTTGGAATGAGTGGCGGCGGCGGCGGTTTGTTCGAGCGCTTCTTCGGACGAGGCGGACCAGCGCGAGGTGAGGATATCGAGATCATACTCACCATTCCGCTGGAGAAAGTAGCCAGCGGCGGCGAGGCCATCGTGCGCGTGCCACGCTCGGAGAAATGCCCGGAATGTGAGGGCACGGGTTGCAGACCTGGTACGAAGCCGCGCTCTTGCGAGAGGTGCAAGGGGTCCGGGCGGCAGACCACCAGCCGTCGTGATGGCGGCGTGATGTTCCAACAAATCACCACCTGCCCCGAATGCGACGGCAGAGGCCAGTTCATCGACAAGCCGTGCCCCAAGTGTGAGGGTCGCGGCGAAGTCGAGCGCGAGGAGAAAATCACGGTAAAAGTTCCCCCCGGAGTCGAGGAAGAAATGGCCTTGCGCGTCCCCGGCCACGGCTATGCGTCGCCGCAGAAGGGTGTCGTACCTGGCGACCTGCTTGTCGCCATCCGCAGCGAACCTGACGCGCGATTCGAGCGGCACGGCGCCGACCTGTGGCGCGATGCAACCATCGACGTTGCAGACGCTGCCCTCGGCACGAAAATCAATGTGCCCACGCTCGACGGCGAAGTGAAGGTGAACGTGCCTTCCGGCACGCAGCCGGACACCGTGCTGCGCCTGGATGGCAAAGGCTTGCCCAACTTCAAGGCGCGCGGCCACGGCAGCCTCTACATCCGCGTCAACGTGCGCGTTCCGCAGAAACTCTCTCCGGAGGAGCGGAAATTGTTCGAACGCTTACAGGCCATTCGGCGCAAAGACAAATGA
- a CDS encoding adenosine-specific kinase yields MNLTIVKIEKPDVINFILGQTHFIKSVEDIHEALVGAVPGIRFGLAFCEASGKCLVRWSGTDAAMTDLAKNNAQAIGAGHSFIVFLGDGFYPLNVLNTLKQVPEVCRIFCATANPAEVLIAQTELGRGILGVVDGWSPKGVEDEAEIAWRKGFLRQIGYKL; encoded by the coding sequence ATGAATCTGACTATCGTAAAAATCGAAAAGCCCGACGTTATTAATTTCATTCTCGGGCAGACACACTTCATCAAGAGCGTTGAGGACATCCATGAAGCACTCGTCGGTGCCGTGCCTGGCATCCGGTTCGGGCTGGCCTTTTGCGAGGCGTCGGGAAAATGTCTCGTGCGCTGGAGCGGCACCGATGCGGCGATGACTGATCTGGCGAAAAACAACGCCCAGGCGATTGGTGCGGGACACAGCTTTATCGTGTTCCTCGGCGATGGGTTCTATCCGCTGAACGTGCTCAACACGCTCAAGCAAGTGCCGGAAGTGTGCCGAATCTTCTGTGCCACGGCGAATCCGGCCGAGGTTTTGATCGCGCAAACCGAACTGGGCCGCGGAATCCTGGGAGTGGTGGACGGTTGGTCGCCGAAGGGTGTCGAGGACGAGGCGGAGATTGCATGGCGCAAAGGCTTTCTCCGACAAATAGGTTACAAGCTTTGA
- the lon gene encoding endopeptidase La: MDTQPSIKDSTLAGSASEATAPPPAVVANKPEDQGEPKIPDVLAILPTRNLVLFPGTVAPVRIGRPESIKLLEESLPQNKIIGILTQRVAENNNPGPDDLYRVGTAALVLKLLRQSHDAVVLVVHGLHRFRIRTVLQTQPFLRAEVELLASIPPSVADKEAEAAFRNLRETSAQLVELTPDLPDELRAALMNFKDAGQFADFVASNLNLEVAQKQEVLEELDVLKRVQAVQQRVSSQLEIARIQQKLQKDVTSQFTDMQRRAYLREQLRAIQRELGEGEQEVGRQVDQLRKRLEEAKPPKQVMEQAERELKRLNYVPPASAEFSVIVSYVETIAELPWSKLTEDNLDLRRAQKILDRDHFDLEKVKRRLIEYLAVRKLNPEGRGAILCFVGPPGVGKTSLGQSIADALGRRFTRMSLGGMRDEAEIRGHRRTYIGSMPGRLIQELRRLGTRNPVIMLDEVDKIGADFRGDPASALLEVLDPQQNHSFVDHYLDVPFDLSQVMFITTANVMDPVPPALRDRMEVIEIPGYTGREKLEIARNYLVKRQLTENGLKSEQCKWSAPALTKVVEDYTREAGVRELERQVGAVCRAVAAQVAKGERAHVSVTPEMVQTILGPAKYVRETRLKTNRPGVVTGLAYTPAGGEILHIEATRYPGKGNITLTGQIGDVMKESAQAALSLVRSRVKELGIEADAFKDTDIHVHVPSGAVPKDGPSAGVAMFTALASLFTQTPVRSTVAMTGEITLRGLVLPIGGLKEKVLAAMRAGIQHVVIPKLNEKDLPDVPAEVKKKLKFTLAETVDEVLAAALERTNRKPLSKPEGARKVNTSAQRLRPAAKTHRRAVTPA; encoded by the coding sequence ATGGATACACAACCCTCCATTAAGGATTCGACGCTGGCCGGTTCGGCATCAGAAGCGACGGCCCCTCCTCCCGCTGTCGTGGCCAACAAGCCAGAAGATCAAGGCGAGCCGAAGATTCCTGACGTGCTGGCGATTCTGCCGACGCGCAACCTGGTTCTGTTTCCAGGCACGGTCGCGCCGGTCAGGATCGGGCGACCTGAATCTATCAAGCTTTTGGAGGAGAGTTTGCCGCAGAACAAAATCATCGGTATCCTCACCCAGCGCGTGGCGGAAAACAACAACCCAGGGCCGGACGACCTCTATCGCGTCGGCACAGCCGCGCTGGTGCTGAAGCTCTTGCGCCAGAGCCATGACGCGGTTGTTCTTGTTGTCCACGGACTGCACCGGTTTCGCATTCGAACCGTCCTCCAGACGCAACCGTTCCTGCGCGCCGAGGTGGAATTGCTCGCGTCCATTCCTCCATCTGTGGCAGACAAGGAAGCCGAGGCCGCGTTTCGCAACCTGCGCGAGACGTCGGCGCAGCTAGTGGAGTTGACGCCAGATTTGCCCGATGAGTTGCGTGCCGCCCTGATGAACTTTAAGGACGCCGGCCAATTCGCGGATTTCGTCGCCAGCAATCTGAATTTGGAAGTGGCGCAGAAGCAGGAGGTGCTCGAAGAACTCGACGTATTGAAGCGAGTCCAGGCAGTGCAGCAGCGTGTCTCGTCCCAGCTTGAGATTGCCCGCATCCAGCAGAAATTGCAGAAAGACGTTACTTCGCAATTCACCGACATGCAACGTCGCGCCTATTTGCGCGAACAACTTCGCGCGATTCAACGCGAACTGGGCGAAGGCGAGCAGGAAGTCGGGCGGCAGGTCGATCAGCTTCGGAAACGCCTGGAGGAAGCCAAGCCTCCCAAGCAGGTGATGGAGCAGGCCGAGCGTGAATTGAAGCGACTCAACTACGTGCCGCCAGCCAGCGCGGAGTTCTCCGTCATCGTCAGCTATGTCGAAACGATTGCGGAACTGCCGTGGAGCAAGCTGACCGAGGACAATCTGGACTTGCGCCGAGCGCAGAAGATTCTCGACCGTGACCATTTCGATTTGGAGAAAGTGAAGCGCCGGCTCATCGAGTATCTCGCCGTGCGCAAGCTGAATCCCGAAGGGCGCGGCGCCATTCTTTGCTTCGTCGGCCCACCCGGAGTGGGCAAGACCAGTCTCGGCCAGTCTATTGCGGATGCGCTCGGTCGCAGGTTCACGCGCATGAGTCTCGGCGGAATGCGCGATGAGGCGGAGATTCGGGGGCATCGCCGGACTTACATCGGCTCGATGCCCGGCCGGCTCATTCAGGAATTGCGCCGCCTCGGCACACGGAATCCCGTAATCATGCTCGACGAAGTGGACAAGATTGGTGCCGACTTCCGCGGCGACCCAGCCAGCGCGCTGCTCGAAGTGCTCGATCCACAGCAGAATCACTCTTTCGTTGACCATTACCTGGACGTGCCGTTCGATCTCTCACAGGTCATGTTCATCACTACCGCAAACGTGATGGACCCCGTGCCGCCGGCGTTGCGCGACCGCATGGAAGTCATCGAGATTCCCGGTTACACCGGACGCGAGAAACTCGAAATCGCCAGGAACTACCTCGTGAAACGGCAGCTCACGGAAAACGGTTTGAAGTCGGAGCAATGCAAGTGGTCGGCCCCGGCGCTGACGAAGGTTGTTGAAGATTACACTCGCGAAGCCGGCGTGCGCGAATTGGAACGGCAGGTTGGTGCCGTCTGCCGTGCTGTGGCGGCGCAAGTCGCCAAAGGTGAGCGCGCGCATGTCAGCGTCACGCCGGAAATGGTGCAGACGATACTCGGCCCTGCCAAATACGTCCGCGAGACACGGCTAAAGACGAATCGACCGGGCGTCGTCACAGGTCTTGCCTACACGCCTGCCGGCGGCGAAATTTTGCACATTGAGGCCACGCGCTATCCGGGCAAAGGCAACATCACACTCACGGGACAGATCGGCGACGTGATGAAGGAATCGGCGCAGGCCGCGTTGAGTCTCGTGCGCAGTCGTGTGAAGGAACTCGGCATTGAAGCCGACGCATTCAAGGACACCGACATCCACGTGCACGTGCCAAGCGGGGCGGTGCCCAAGGATGGGCCATCCGCCGGCGTCGCCATGTTCACCGCGCTCGCGTCTCTGTTCACGCAAACGCCCGTGCGTTCGACGGTTGCGATGACCGGCGAGATTACGTTGCGCGGTTTGGTGCTGCCGATCGGCGGTTTGAAGGAAAAAGTGTTGGCTGCAATGCGCGCCGGCATTCAACACGTTGTTATCCCCAAGTTGAATGAAAAGGACCTGCCTGACGTGCCGGCGGAGGTCAAAAAGAAGCTGAAATTCACGCTGGCAGAGACCGTCGATGAAGTGCTCGCGGCAGCGCTGGAAAGAACCAATCGCAAGCCTCTGAGCAAACCAGAAGGTGCGAGGAAAGTGAATACTTCCGCCCAGAGGTTGCGCCCAGCGGCCAAGACGCATCGTCGGGCTGTGACGCCCGCGTGA
- the amrS gene encoding AmmeMemoRadiSam system radical SAM enzyme, translating to MEVRPMIDPGVVRGEWWHRLEDGRIQCDLCPRFCKMQEGQRGFCFIRQARDGGVVLTSYGRASGFCIDPIEKKPLNHFYPGTSVLSFGTAGCNLGCRFCQNWDISKAREDDRLSAWATPAAVAEAAFNSGCRSIAFTYNDPVVFAEYAIDCAIAAHERGIKTVAVSAGYMNPEPRKEFYAHMDAANIDLKAFTEQFYQKISFAELGAVLDTLRWLKHETKVWLEVTTLLIPDHNDSEQEVARLCDWFAKNLGPDVPLHFSAFHPDFKMLDVPPTPPATLTRARLQALSAGIHHVYTGNVEDVEGQSTYCPACRRLLIERNWYRLGQWNLDANGNCPFCASRLAGHFDPQPGRWGRRRRPVFIRSQPDDSQ from the coding sequence ATGGAAGTACGGCCGATGATAGACCCGGGCGTAGTGCGCGGCGAATGGTGGCACCGGCTCGAAGACGGTCGCATCCAATGCGACCTGTGTCCGCGCTTCTGTAAGATGCAGGAAGGACAGCGGGGGTTCTGCTTCATTCGCCAGGCCCGCGACGGCGGTGTTGTTCTGACGAGTTATGGTCGCGCGTCAGGCTTCTGCATTGATCCCATCGAAAAAAAACCTTTGAATCACTTCTATCCGGGGACGAGTGTTCTCTCCTTCGGCACCGCGGGCTGCAATCTCGGCTGTCGCTTCTGTCAGAACTGGGACATCTCAAAAGCGCGCGAGGACGACCGCCTCAGCGCCTGGGCCACGCCGGCAGCGGTCGCAGAAGCTGCGTTCAACTCAGGCTGCCGAAGCATCGCCTTTACTTACAACGACCCGGTGGTTTTCGCCGAGTATGCCATCGACTGCGCCATCGCCGCACATGAACGTGGCATCAAGACCGTGGCGGTGTCAGCCGGCTACATGAACCCCGAGCCGCGCAAGGAATTCTACGCGCACATGGACGCGGCCAACATCGACTTGAAAGCATTTACGGAGCAGTTCTACCAAAAGATTTCCTTCGCTGAATTAGGCGCCGTGCTCGACACGTTGCGCTGGCTGAAGCACGAGACCAAGGTTTGGTTGGAAGTCACGACCCTGCTCATTCCAGACCACAACGACTCGGAACAAGAAGTTGCACGGCTGTGCGACTGGTTTGCCAAGAACCTCGGGCCGGATGTGCCGCTGCACTTCTCTGCGTTTCATCCCGACTTCAAAATGCTTGATGTTCCGCCAACGCCGCCAGCGACTCTGACGCGGGCCCGCCTGCAGGCCTTGAGCGCAGGAATCCATCACGTTTACACGGGCAACGTGGAGGACGTGGAAGGACAATCCACTTATTGTCCTGCTTGTCGCCGGTTGCTGATCGAACGGAACTGGTATCGACTGGGCCAATGGAACCTGGATGCGAACGGCAACTGTCCGTTCTGTGCGTCACGCCTGGCCGGGCACTTTGATCCGCAGCCGGGACGATGGGGCAGGCGGCGCCGACCGGTGTTTATTCGCAGTCAACCCGACGATTCGCAATAG
- a CDS encoding AIR synthase, whose protein sequence is MNARLRNLPVGKLPSDLLAKLVGRFESKDPRVVVGPGVGLDCAVVRFGERLLVLKSDPITFAADEIGYYLVQVNANDIATTGAQPRWLLLTMLLPEGKTSAKSVERITEQVQVACSEIGVTIIGGHTEITHDLKQPILAGTLIGEVKGQHLITPRGVRPGDRLLLTKGVPIEATAILAREFPERLAGVLSAAELREARAFLHKPGISVVRDARIALRAGQVTAMHDPTEGGLAMALWELAEASERRICFERSAVPVPPLSARVCRSLRLDPLRAIASGALLLTTPKKDARNIQRALEGEGIVCAQIGWVERGPAGVWEISRDKRSPLCPPARDAIARLFESTRKQRSKHESDYRKNRKARRY, encoded by the coding sequence ATGAACGCGCGGCTACGCAATCTGCCCGTAGGCAAACTGCCATCGGACCTCTTGGCAAAGCTGGTCGGCAGGTTCGAGTCGAAAGACCCACGCGTCGTCGTCGGGCCGGGCGTCGGTTTAGACTGTGCTGTCGTGCGTTTCGGCGAACGACTGCTCGTGTTGAAGTCCGACCCGATTACTTTCGCGGCGGACGAGATCGGTTACTACCTTGTTCAGGTGAACGCGAACGACATCGCTACGACCGGCGCCCAACCGCGCTGGCTCTTGCTCACGATGCTTCTGCCCGAAGGGAAGACGAGCGCAAAGTCCGTCGAACGTATCACAGAACAAGTCCAGGTTGCTTGCTCCGAAATCGGCGTGACGATCATCGGCGGCCACACGGAAATCACACATGACCTGAAACAACCCATTCTCGCGGGAACGCTCATTGGCGAAGTGAAGGGGCAGCATTTGATCACGCCGCGCGGCGTGCGACCCGGTGACCGGCTGCTGCTCACCAAAGGTGTGCCGATTGAAGCGACAGCGATTTTGGCGCGGGAGTTTCCCGAGCGGCTGGCGGGTGTGCTCAGCGCCGCAGAGCTTCGGGAAGCCCGGGCGTTTCTGCACAAACCCGGCATTAGTGTCGTGCGGGATGCTCGAATTGCACTGCGCGCCGGCCAGGTGACGGCGATGCACGATCCGACGGAGGGAGGATTGGCGATGGCACTTTGGGAACTGGCCGAGGCAAGCGAGCGGAGGATTTGCTTCGAGCGCTCGGCTGTGCCGGTGCCACCACTGTCAGCGCGAGTTTGTCGGAGCTTGCGCCTTGACCCGCTCAGGGCGATTGCTTCCGGCGCGCTATTGCTGACCACGCCAAAAAAGGATGCCCGCAACATCCAACGTGCCTTGGAGGGTGAAGGAATCGTTTGCGCGCAAATCGGCTGGGTTGAACGCGGCCCTGCCGGTGTGTGGGAAATCTCGCGTGACAAACGCTCGCCTCTGTGCCCGCCGGCTCGAGACGCAATCGCGCGGTTGTTTGAATCGACTCGAAAGCAAAGGAGCAAACATGAATCTGACTATCGTAAAAATCGAAAAGCCCGACGTTATTAA
- a CDS encoding DUF2878 family protein, with protein sequence MKKDLLIEAAIYVSCLSLVSLLWHEPVVLLLCLSIIGAWMLWRWHRRSDVLFYLAGFVLGPLGEAMAVYFGAWTYAEPLFLVPIWLPCLWGIAALFVKRLCNTLLKTK encoded by the coding sequence ATGAAAAAGGATTTGCTCATTGAAGCGGCGATCTATGTTTCCTGTCTTTCACTCGTAAGTCTGTTATGGCACGAGCCTGTGGTATTGCTTCTGTGTTTGTCCATCATCGGTGCGTGGATGCTGTGGCGTTGGCATCGGCGCAGTGACGTGCTTTTCTACCTTGCGGGGTTCGTGCTCGGGCCGTTGGGCGAGGCGATGGCCGTTTACTTCGGCGCATGGACCTACGCCGAGCCGCTTTTTCTCGTGCCCATTTGGCTACCCTGCCTTTGGGGCATCGCCGCCCTCTTCGTAAAGCGGCTTTGCAACACGCTGCTCAAAACAAAATGA